In Cicer arietinum cultivar CDC Frontier isolate Library 1 chromosome 1, Cicar.CDCFrontier_v2.0, whole genome shotgun sequence, one DNA window encodes the following:
- the LOC101506449 gene encoding BRASSINOSTEROID INSENSITIVE 1-associated receptor kinase 1, which produces MERVTSSSKASFLFWAILVFDLLLKSSSNTEGDALNALKSNLNDPNNVLQSWDATLVNPCTWFHVTCNGDNSVTRVDLGNAELSGTLVSNLGQLPNLQYLELYSNNITGKIPEELGNLTNLVSLDLYLNHLSGPIPNTLGKLGRLRFLRLNNNSLTGGIPVSLTTVTTLQVLDLSNNQLEGNVPVNGSFSLFTPISYNNNPRLKQPKNAPAPLSPPSQASSGSSNTGAIAGGVAAGAALLFAAPAIALAYWRKRKPQDHFFDVPAEEDPEVHLGQLKRFSLRELLVATDNFSNKNILGRGGFGKVYKGRLADGNLVAVKRLKEERTQGGELQFQTEVEMISMAVHRNLLRLRGFCMTSTERLLVYPYMANGSVASCLRERNESEPPLEWKMRKNIALGAARGLAYLHDHCDPKIIHRDVKAANILLDEEFEAVVGDFGLAKLMDYKDTHVTTAVRGTIGHIAPEYLSTGKSSEKTDVFGYGVMLLELITGQRAFDLARLANDDDVMLLDWVKGLLKDKKLETLVDAELKGDYDDDEVEQLIQVALLCTQGSPMERPKMSEVVRMLEGDGLAEKWEQWQKEETYRQDFNNNHMMHHPNANWIVVDSTSHIQPDELSGPR; this is translated from the exons atgGAACGAGTGACTTCATCTTCTAAAGCTTCCTTTCTTTTTTGGGCTATTTTGGTGTTTGATTTGTTGCTTAAATCTTCTTCCAATACGGAAG GTGACGCCCTGAATGCATTGAAGAGCAACTTGAATGATCCTAACAATGTTCTTCAAAGTTGGGATGCTACTCTTGTCAATCCTTGCACGTGGTTTCATGTTACATGCAATGGTGATAACAGCGTGACCCGTGT TGATCTTGGAAATGCTGAACTTTCCGGTACACTGGTTTCAAACCTTGGTCAGCTCCCAAATTTGCAGTACTT GGAACTTTATAGCAATAATATAACAGGAAAAATCCCAGAAGAGCTAGGAAATTTGACAAACTTGGTGAGCTTGGATCTTTACTTGAACCATTTAAGTGGTCCCATACCAAATACATTGGGCAAGCTTGGAAGATTACGTTTCTT GCGTCTCAATAATAACAGCTTGACTGGAGGCATTCCCGTGTCTTTGACAACTGTTACAACGCTGCAAGTTCT TGATCTCTCAAACAACCAGCTAGAAGGGAATGTTCCAGTGAATGGTTCATTTTCATTGTTTACTCCTATCAG TTATAACAATAATCCTCGCTTGAAACAACCAAAAAACGCTCCTGCGCCACTTTCTCCACCGTCACAAGCTTCTTCAG GTAGCAGTAACACTGGTGCTATTGCTGGGGGAGTTGCTGCTGGTGCTGCTCTGTTGTTTGCAGCCCCTGCAATTGCACTTGCGTATTGGCGAAAAAGAAAACCACAGGATCATTTCTTTGATGTTCCCG CTGAGGAGGATCCTGAAGTTCACCTTGGTCAGCTTAAAAGGTTTTCTCTACGTGAGCTGCTAGTAGCAACAGATAACTTCAGTAACAAAAACATTCTAGGTAGAGGTGGATTTGGAAAGGTTTATAAAGGACGCTTAGCGGATGGCAATCTTGTAGCAGTAAAAAGACTTAAAGAGGAACGCACACAGGGCGGGGAGCTGCAATTTCAAACAGAAGTCGAAATGATCAGCATGGCTGTGCATCGTAATTTGCTTCGGCTTCGTGGTTTTTGCATGACATCTACTGAACGCTTGCTTGTGTATCCTTACATGGCTAATGGAAGTGTAGCATCATGCTTACGAG AACGTAATGAATCTGAACCGCCGCTTGAGTGGAAAATGCGGAAGAATATTGCGCTGGGAGCTGCCAGGGGGCTTGCCTACTTGCATGATCATTGTGACCCTAAGATTATTCACCGTGATGTCAAAGCTGCAAATATATTGTTGGATGAGGAATTTGAAGCAGTTGTTGGAGATTTTGGTTTAGCAAAGCTTATGGATTACAAAGATACACATGTTACTACTGCAGTTCGTGGTACAATTGGGCATATAGCACCTGAGTACTTGTCAACTGGAAAGTCTTCAGAAAAGACTGACGTTTTTGGATATGGCGTGATGCTTCTTGAACTAATAACTGGACAAAGGGCTTTTGATCTAGCACGTCTTGCCAATGATGATGATGTCATGTTGCTTGATTGG GTTAAAGGACTTCTCAAAGACAAGAAGTTGGAAACACTGGTAGATGCAGAATTAAAGGGagattatgatgatgatgaggtAGAGCAGTTAATTCAAGTAGCTTTACTATGCACACAAGGGTCCCCTATGGAAAGACCAAAGATGTCCGAGGTGGTGAGAATGCTAGAAGGCGATGGTTTGGCCGAAAAATGGGAGCAATGGCAAAAAGAAGAGACGTACCGACAAGATTTTAACAACAATCACATGATGCATCACCCTAATGCAAATTGGATAGTAGTAGACTCAACCTCACATATCCAGCCAGATGAACTCTCAGGTCCAAGATGA